One Dysosmobacter welbionis DNA segment encodes these proteins:
- a CDS encoding barstar family protein — protein sequence MDMREMFTIDGRRFSNMAGFYDEVEQVFICGLDWKIGRNLNAFNDILRGGFGRHEYGQPIHIQWLAYEKSVRNLGKETMDTIVEIILDTDHSGHDCTLERL from the coding sequence ATGGACATGAGAGAGATGTTCACCATTGACGGTCGCCGCTTTTCTAACATGGCCGGTTTTTATGACGAGGTGGAGCAGGTGTTCATCTGTGGCTTGGATTGGAAGATCGGTCGGAACCTGAACGCTTTCAACGATATTCTTCGGGGCGGTTTTGGGCGGCATGAGTATGGACAACCCATCCACATCCAGTGGCTGGCCTATGAAAAAAGCGTCCGTAATCTCGGAAAAGAGACGATGGACACCATTGTGGAAATCATTTTGGATACAGACCATTCCGGGCACGACTG